The Heyndrickxia vini genome contains a region encoding:
- a CDS encoding response regulator — translation MNGNRTIEVLIIEDDLRVAEIQKRFIEQLEGFQTVGIAASYIEAKSYIDILQPDLLLLDVYFPDMDGLALLKEAKQQHKQMGVIMITAAKEIDKVQEAISIGVFDYIIKPVVFERFKQALIRYRDFQCKLETFGKEYPHITQEQIDQLLQKEMTRLLTDKSQLPKGIDPLTLVKVLEVLKTASVGVTAEFVAQEMGVSRTTARRYLEHLVSGEKIDADLAYGTVGRPERVYLVKK, via the coding sequence TTGAATGGCAATCGAACGATTGAAGTACTTATTATTGAGGATGATTTAAGGGTCGCTGAAATACAAAAACGGTTCATTGAACAATTAGAGGGATTCCAAACAGTGGGTATCGCTGCGAGTTATATAGAAGCGAAGAGCTATATCGATATTTTGCAGCCTGATCTCCTATTATTAGATGTTTACTTTCCAGATATGGATGGTCTCGCTCTATTAAAAGAAGCCAAACAACAACATAAACAAATGGGTGTGATTATGATCACGGCAGCGAAGGAAATTGATAAGGTACAAGAAGCTATTAGTATAGGTGTCTTTGATTATATTATTAAGCCTGTTGTATTTGAGAGATTTAAACAAGCATTAATCCGATATCGTGACTTTCAATGCAAGCTAGAGACATTTGGAAAAGAGTATCCTCATATTACTCAGGAACAAATCGATCAGCTGTTGCAAAAGGAAATGACCCGTCTTCTTACAGATAAATCTCAGTTGCCGAAAGGAATTGACCCACTAACCTTAGTGAAGGTATTAGAAGTTCTCAAAACAGCTTCGGTTGGAGTAACAGCAGAGTTTGTAGCCCAAGAAATGGGTGTAAGCAGAACAACAGCTAGACGTTATCTAGAACATCTTGTGTCAGGAGAAAAAATTGATGCCGATTTAGCATATGGGACGGTGGGAAGACCGGAAAGAGTGTATTTGGTTAAAAAATAA
- the dacB gene encoding D-alanyl-D-alanine carboxypeptidase/D-alanyl-D-alanine endopeptidase, producing the protein MGKRFVKQWLIVLAVFMVAIIPYVNKETTTYVNASDEYAELGHQINVILNDKKLDGSVTGVSLRSADSGEILYEHFGDIRLRPASNMKLFTTAAALETLGENYRFATEVLTDGKVKGKVLQGNLYLKGKGDPTLLKEDLDRLADQLKKQGIGKIHGDLIGDDTWYDDVRLSQDLTWTDETEYYGSQVSALTVSPNTDYDTGTVIVEATPASKVGKPAEWTVTPKTNYVKVINKAVTVEKDGKKNITIQREHGTNTIVVEGTIPVGASAAKEWMTVWEPSEYALSLFNQSLKEKGIQFIGKSEMKLGKTPKNGQLLVKKQSMPLKDILIPFMKLSNNGHAEMLAKEMGQVVYGEGSWDKGLKVIRDTASSLGVNAQTLMLRDASGMSHVTMIPANEISELLFAIQQKSWYPSFLASLPVAGDSDRFVGGTLRNRMKEPPTKGNVIAKTGSLTAVSTLSGYVTTKSGERIIFSILNNNYVASSVTEIQDQIAKVIASYEMKK; encoded by the coding sequence ATGGGAAAAAGGTTTGTGAAGCAATGGTTAATTGTTCTAGCGGTATTCATGGTGGCAATTATTCCTTATGTAAATAAGGAAACAACAACCTATGTAAATGCATCGGACGAGTATGCTGAATTAGGTCATCAAATAAATGTCATTTTAAATGATAAGAAATTAGATGGTTCAGTAACCGGTGTAAGTCTTCGCTCAGCCGATAGCGGGGAAATTTTGTATGAACATTTCGGTGACATACGATTACGGCCGGCATCAAATATGAAGTTATTCACAACCGCCGCAGCGCTTGAAACGCTTGGCGAAAACTATCGATTTGCAACAGAGGTGCTGACGGATGGGAAGGTCAAAGGGAAGGTACTTCAAGGGAATCTCTACTTAAAAGGAAAAGGAGATCCGACGCTTCTGAAAGAAGATTTAGACCGACTTGCTGATCAGCTGAAAAAGCAAGGGATTGGGAAAATTCATGGAGATTTAATCGGGGACGACACATGGTATGATGATGTCCGATTATCACAAGATCTGACATGGACAGACGAAACAGAATATTACGGATCACAAGTGTCGGCATTAACTGTATCACCAAATACAGATTATGATACTGGTACAGTAATAGTAGAAGCCACTCCGGCCTCTAAAGTTGGAAAACCTGCTGAATGGACGGTAACACCGAAAACCAACTATGTAAAAGTCATTAACAAAGCGGTAACTGTAGAAAAGGATGGTAAGAAAAATATTACGATTCAACGGGAGCATGGAACGAATACAATTGTGGTGGAAGGAACAATTCCTGTCGGTGCAAGTGCCGCAAAGGAATGGATGACGGTTTGGGAACCTTCAGAATATGCGTTGTCATTGTTTAATCAATCGTTAAAAGAAAAGGGTATTCAATTCATCGGAAAAAGTGAGATGAAGCTTGGCAAAACACCTAAAAACGGTCAACTATTAGTTAAAAAACAGTCAATGCCATTAAAGGATATACTAATTCCTTTTATGAAGCTAAGCAATAATGGACACGCGGAAATGCTAGCAAAGGAAATGGGTCAGGTTGTGTATGGAGAAGGTAGCTGGGATAAGGGTTTGAAAGTGATTAGAGATACAGCTTCTTCACTTGGTGTGAATGCCCAAACACTAATGCTTAGGGATGCATCAGGGATGTCACATGTAACGATGATTCCAGCAAATGAAATTTCCGAGCTTTTATTTGCCATACAACAAAAAAGCTGGTATCCGTCCTTTCTTGCGTCTTTGCCTGTTGCTGGCGATAGCGACCGATTTGTTGGGGGAACGTTAAGAAATCGGATGAAAGAACCACCGACAAAAGGAAATGTCATTGCAAAAACGGGTTCCTTGACTGCTGTAAGTACATTATCCGGATATGTAACAACGAAAAGTGGAGAACGAATAATCTTTTCGATTTTAAATAATAATTATGTCGCTTCCAGCGTTACAGAAATTCAAGATCAAATTGCAAAAGTGATTGCCAGTTACGAAATGAAAAAATAA
- a CDS encoding Ger(x)C family spore germination protein, whose product MKRNFLLFTVLITSITFLSGCWDKSELTDLAIVNAVGVDKTENGKYLLTFQIINPGNVASEQGGGSSGIPVTVYSTTGNNLEEAARDASKEISRKVYYAHANLVVIGEELARENITKIFDIVERNPQFRTTASIVIAENSRANDMLKMLTPIDKLPANKITKALRFTEKALGENIDVSIDDVIKRLTNPGKEPIMSTFLIIGDPEQGQGQSNTETTEAAARLSAGGLAIFKEGKMEKIVYGQTARSIVWILNKLDQTVIGVNWREKKVPISFAVNSGKSEIRVKIKNKKPIYTIHIKAEGDIREATVPIDLTDPKVLQNLEKKIAKKIKKETLNSVKFIQKEKTDIFGLGEILYRESPDLWKTVNHDWNEVVFPELTVNVKVDVFIRRTGLRNNPYFSDLK is encoded by the coding sequence ATGAAACGAAACTTCCTTCTATTCACCGTACTTATTACTTCCATTACTTTTCTTTCCGGCTGTTGGGATAAGAGTGAGCTTACAGATTTAGCAATAGTGAACGCGGTTGGTGTAGACAAAACAGAAAATGGAAAATATCTGCTTACCTTTCAAATTATTAATCCAGGTAATGTTGCCAGTGAACAAGGTGGAGGAAGCAGCGGTATCCCTGTTACAGTTTACAGTACAACTGGAAATAATTTAGAAGAGGCTGCTAGAGATGCATCAAAAGAAATATCACGGAAGGTGTATTATGCACATGCCAATTTAGTCGTCATTGGAGAAGAATTGGCTCGAGAAAACATTACGAAAATATTTGACATAGTCGAGAGAAATCCTCAATTTCGAACAACTGCGTCAATCGTTATTGCCGAAAATAGCAGGGCTAACGATATGCTGAAAATGCTTACTCCAATCGATAAACTTCCGGCAAATAAAATTACTAAAGCATTAAGATTTACTGAAAAAGCATTAGGTGAAAATATCGATGTAAGTATAGATGATGTCATCAAACGGTTGACCAACCCCGGAAAGGAACCGATCATGAGCACATTTCTCATCATAGGGGATCCTGAACAGGGGCAAGGTCAGTCCAATACGGAAACAACCGAAGCTGCAGCACGTTTGTCAGCTGGAGGATTGGCAATTTTCAAAGAAGGAAAAATGGAGAAAATCGTCTATGGCCAAACGGCCCGCAGCATTGTTTGGATTTTAAACAAGTTAGACCAAACAGTGATTGGAGTAAATTGGAGGGAAAAAAAAGTTCCCATATCTTTTGCTGTCAATTCAGGTAAATCAGAAATTCGTGTGAAAATAAAAAACAAAAAACCGATTTATACCATTCACATTAAAGCGGAAGGAGATATTAGGGAAGCTACAGTTCCTATTGACTTAACAGATCCTAAAGTACTTCAGAATTTAGAAAAAAAAATAGCAAAAAAAATAAAAAAAGAAACATTAAATTCAGTGAAGTTTATTCAAAAGGAAAAAACTGATATTTTTGGACTTGGAGAGATCCTTTATCGTGAATCGCCGGATTTATGGAAAACAGTTAATCACGATTGGAATGAAGTCGTCTTTCCGGAGCTTACTGTTAACGTAAAAGTCGACGTATTTATTAGGAGAACGGGATTAAGGAACAATCCATATTTTTCGGATTTAAAGTAG
- a CDS encoding GerAB/ArcD/ProY family transporter: MEKVKISPIQLFVLYVLFEHGSALVISLGTDAKQDAWLAILIGMLGGLFLYYIYYRLYQFYPSLPLTSYVQEIIGPFFGKFIAFLYILYFLYISSRVLRDFGELLLTFAYPNSPLFIINMIMILAIMYAVYKGIEVLARTGELLFAFLYFLAITGFLLVVISGLIDLSQLKPILEEGIVRILNVAFKQTVYVPFGEMIAFTMILPYLNTPAKAKIVGFSAIILSGVNLALTMAVNIAVNGINLVSRSPFPLLTTIQRIEVASFLERLDVFFMLAVIIGGFFKISVFFYVGLIGTADLLKMENHQKLVYPLGLIILILSMSIASSFAEHMKEGLVIVPIYLHIPFQVIIPILLLMIAFLKHFIQNKKKHNVSG; this comes from the coding sequence ATGGAAAAAGTAAAAATAAGCCCGATACAATTATTTGTTTTATATGTTTTATTTGAACATGGAAGTGCACTTGTTATTTCCTTAGGTACAGATGCAAAGCAAGATGCATGGCTTGCAATTCTTATCGGTATGCTCGGTGGCTTATTCTTGTATTACATCTATTATCGACTTTATCAATTTTACCCAAGCTTACCACTAACATCCTATGTCCAAGAAATTATTGGCCCTTTTTTCGGTAAGTTCATTGCTTTTCTTTATATTTTATATTTCCTCTATATTTCCTCAAGAGTACTCCGAGATTTTGGGGAATTATTATTAACCTTTGCATATCCGAATTCACCACTTTTTATTATAAACATGATTATGATTTTAGCGATTATGTATGCTGTTTATAAAGGGATTGAAGTACTGGCTCGAACAGGAGAATTACTTTTTGCTTTTCTCTATTTTTTAGCCATCACCGGTTTCTTACTCGTCGTCATTTCCGGATTAATTGATCTTAGCCAGTTGAAACCCATTCTTGAAGAGGGGATTGTTAGAATACTTAACGTCGCTTTTAAGCAGACCGTTTATGTCCCATTTGGTGAAATGATTGCCTTTACAATGATTCTTCCGTATTTAAACACACCAGCTAAAGCGAAGATCGTTGGTTTTTCAGCAATCATTTTAAGTGGGGTCAATCTAGCACTAACAATGGCGGTTAATATAGCGGTTAATGGGATAAATCTCGTTTCTCGTTCTCCATTCCCACTTTTAACAACCATCCAACGAATTGAAGTAGCAAGCTTTTTAGAGCGTCTTGATGTATTTTTTATGCTTGCTGTCATTATTGGGGGATTTTTCAAAATTAGTGTCTTCTTCTATGTTGGACTGATTGGAACGGCTGACTTACTTAAGATGGAAAATCATCAAAAGCTCGTCTATCCACTTGGGCTAATCATCCTCATTTTGTCTATGTCAATCGCCAGCAGTTTTGCTGAGCATATGAAGGAAGGGTTAGTTATTGTACCGATCTATTTACATATTCCATTTCAAGTCATCATTCCTATACTGCTACTCATGATAGCCTTCCTTAAACATTTCATTCAAAATAAAAAGAAACATAATGTATCTGGGTAA